From one Dermacentor silvarum isolate Dsil-2018 chromosome 3, BIME_Dsil_1.4, whole genome shotgun sequence genomic stretch:
- the LOC125943929 gene encoding uncharacterized protein LOC125943929 — protein MSSEVASATPSLVHELAVFLHEEAPTGRALNLVRYLLFERLLPLSTSRLDEALDLDGRSALKLRIRACKEAVRRVEPQTWQFLTLQEILTKRRESQSARIVSAVLNATMAEYARWQDNVTLERTRARLQLLRAERTSTPLLSVADANRRYRHVAAVNYDTVFLHWFITSLSKGAELAKAADIKALRDADDLRQLDVLRHSKVHVDPLDPVVRVSPGFMFAPFMVDDDAPPDGVNTGALGATVGSLVAEFLDPARGPLDGVSRTRPMYEAATAAKYRKALDCLRSRRSRHGPTIADEAEASQVLVDQLGMRIAYAAFEKMRNVSSAKSGGSALMAELSELLGSVQRAFFAAYCFQFCQHEVPHGLGHVASGRFRCNAVLRDVDAFSTAFKCPAGSSMRPAPACAI, from the exons ATGTCCAGCGAGGTCGCCAGCGCCACGCCTTCGCTG GTGCACGAGCTGGCCGTCTTCCTGCACGAGGAGGCGCCAACCGGCCGCGCGCTGAACCTGGTGCGGTACCTGCTGTTCGAGCGTCTCCTGCCACTGTCCACCTCGCGCCTGGATGAGGCGCTCGACCTGGACGGCCGCAGCGCGTTGAAGCTTCGCATTCGCGCCTGCAAGGAGGCCGTGCGCCGCGTCGAGCCGCAGACGTGGCAGTTCCTCACTTTGCAG GAGATTCTCACCAAACGACGCGAGTCCCAGTCCGCACGCATCGTGTCGGCGGTGCTGAACGCAACGATGGCCGAGTACGCCCGGTGGCAGGACAACGTGACGCTGGAGCGCACCCGCGCGCGGCTGCAGCTGCTGCGCGCCGAGAGAACATCGACACCGCTGCTGTCGGTGGCCGACGCGAACCGTCGGTACCGTCACGTGGCCGCTGTGAACTACGACACCGTGTTCCTGCACTGGTTCATCACCTCGCTGTCCAAGGGCGCCGAGCTCGCGAAAGCCGCCGATATCAAGGCGCTCCGAGATGCGGACGATCTGCGTCAG TTGGACGTCCTCCGACACTCCAAAGTGCACGTGGACCCGCTGGACCCGGTGGTCCGCGTGTCTCCCGGCTTTATGTTCGCCCCCTTCATGGTGGACGACGACGCGCCACCAGACGGTGTGAACACGGGTGCCCTTGGCGCCACGGTGGGCTCACTGGTGGCCGAATTCTTGGACCCCGCGCGTGGACCGCTGGACGGCGTGAGCAGGACAAGGCCCATGTACGAAGCGGCGACTGCCGCCAAGTACCGCAAGGCGCTTGACTGCCTCCGGTCCAGGCGCTCCAGACACGGGCCGACGATCGCCGACGAAGCAGAGGCATCACAG GTACTCGTAGACCAGCTGGGCATGCGTATCGCCTACGCCGCCTTCGAGAAAATGCGCAACGTTAGCAGCGCGAAATCCGGGGGCTCGGCGCTGATGGCCGAACTGTCTGAGCTGCTGGGCAGCGTGCAGCGAGCCTTCTTCGCGGCCTACTGTTTCCAGTTTTGCCAACACGAGGTGCCTCACGGTCTGGGACACGTGGCGTCGGGCCGCTTCCGTTGCAACGCCGTGCTCAGAGACGTCGATGCCTTTTCGACAGCTTTCAAGTGCCCCGCGGGAAGCTCCATGCGACCTGCGCCTGCTTGCGCGATCTGA